A genomic segment from Cyanobium sp. NIES-981 encodes:
- a CDS encoding IS481 family transposase has translation MHSHPNARLTPISRERLIRRHLNEGVPLKALAAQAGISLRSAYKWLARFRDGGVTALADRRSVRRTQRRTLDPQQLQQAVDLRHQRCTLRRIARAVKAPLSTVGRVMNALGLGRLRNLEPKVPVRRYQWERPGDMIHVDTKQLARFERVGHRITGDRRQGSSRGAGYEKVHVAIDDATRLAYVEVLADEQRATTVGFLARAVGWFSEQGITCRRILSDNGSAYRSGDWRKACRALDLKPIRTKPYTPQTNGKAERFIKTILAEWAYVIAYQTSEERNRWLRRYLAIYNGNRCHMALGGLTPQQSLQRLLIAE, from the coding sequence ATGCATAGCCACCCCAATGCCCGACTGACGCCGATCAGTCGGGAACGCCTGATTCGTCGGCACCTCAATGAGGGCGTGCCGCTCAAGGCCCTTGCGGCACAAGCCGGGATCAGCCTGCGCAGCGCCTACAAGTGGCTGGCGCGTTTCCGTGATGGCGGCGTAACGGCACTGGCGGATCGACGGAGTGTTCGCCGCACCCAGCGGCGGACGCTCGATCCGCAGCAACTGCAGCAGGCTGTGGATCTACGGCACCAGCGCTGCACTCTCCGGCGCATCGCCAGGGCCGTCAAGGCGCCCCTCTCGACCGTCGGACGTGTGATGAATGCCCTGGGGCTGGGACGGCTCAGAAATCTTGAACCCAAGGTTCCAGTTCGCCGCTACCAGTGGGAGCGGCCTGGCGACATGATCCATGTCGACACCAAACAGCTGGCCAGGTTTGAGCGGGTCGGTCACCGGATCACCGGTGACCGTCGTCAAGGCTCTTCCCGAGGCGCCGGCTACGAGAAGGTGCACGTCGCCATCGACGACGCCACCCGCCTGGCGTATGTGGAGGTGCTGGCCGACGAGCAGAGGGCAACGACTGTTGGATTCCTGGCCCGTGCAGTCGGTTGGTTCTCGGAGCAGGGGATCACCTGCCGGAGGATCCTGTCGGATAACGGCTCCGCCTACCGCTCAGGGGATTGGCGAAAAGCCTGCCGGGCATTGGATCTGAAACCCATCCGCACCAAGCCCTATACGCCGCAAACCAACGGCAAGGCCGAGCGGTTTATCAAAACGATCCTGGCGGAATGGGCCTACGTGATCGCCTACCAGACATCAGAGGAACGCAACCGCTGGCTACGTCGCTATCTGGCCATCTATAACGGCAACAGGTGCCACATGGCTCTCGGTGGCCTCACGCCTCAGCAGTCCCTCCAGCGACTGCTGATCGCTGAATGA
- a CDS encoding IS5 family transposase, whose product MYRREHRDQLSFEDFFLPFGGKLSGDNRWIKLAELIPWDELEGDYAAQFCKGFGAPAKPFRMALGALIIKARMGLTDEELVEQIKENPYLQFFIGLEAFQYSAPFDPSMMVYFRKRLPDSVVNDCNERIVRHGLNVIRSSAVDEHDSSDGGGAGSAADQKIESKTPRPNQGSLLIDATCVPADIRHPTDLSLLNEGRELTETLIDAMYSQVRESFGHKPRTHRKQARQQFLAVAKKKRPRFLKIRKAIKQQLGHLKRNLANIDALTACGASLLAAGRHAYQKLLVVSELVRQQNILYRSDTRSIPARIVSLCQAHIRPIVRGKARCNVEFGAKISLSVTDEGFAFLDRLSFDPYNEGEDLKVQAQAYRRRYGCYPEVICADQIYRTRSNRAFCQRHGIRLSGPRLGRPKNDPELVAAERRQFVDDQRRRNAVEGKIGQGKRRYGLGLIREKLPATQGSSIAMNVLVMNLQKLLELLCLYFVLCWQLLVSAARALSSSSRELSCQLSGA is encoded by the coding sequence ATGTACCGACGTGAGCATCGTGATCAGCTCTCGTTCGAGGACTTCTTCCTGCCGTTTGGAGGAAAGCTCTCTGGTGACAATCGCTGGATCAAGCTGGCTGAGCTGATCCCATGGGATGAGCTGGAAGGTGACTATGCAGCTCAGTTCTGCAAGGGCTTTGGCGCCCCGGCAAAGCCATTTCGCATGGCACTGGGCGCCCTGATCATCAAGGCCCGCATGGGGCTGACTGATGAAGAACTGGTTGAGCAAATCAAAGAGAACCCCTATCTCCAGTTCTTCATCGGCCTGGAGGCATTTCAGTACTCGGCTCCGTTTGACCCATCAATGATGGTGTACTTCCGGAAGCGGCTGCCAGATTCGGTCGTGAATGACTGCAATGAACGAATCGTGCGTCACGGTCTGAACGTGATCCGTTCGTCTGCAGTTGATGAGCACGACAGCAGCGATGGAGGCGGAGCCGGGAGCGCAGCTGATCAGAAGATTGAATCCAAAACGCCACGGCCAAATCAGGGGTCACTGCTGATTGATGCGACATGCGTTCCGGCAGATATTCGGCATCCAACGGATCTCTCGCTGCTCAATGAAGGCCGAGAGCTCACCGAGACTCTGATCGATGCCATGTATTCGCAGGTCAGAGAGTCCTTTGGTCACAAACCACGAACGCATCGGAAGCAGGCCAGGCAGCAGTTCCTCGCCGTGGCCAAGAAAAAACGCCCTCGGTTTCTCAAGATCCGCAAAGCGATCAAGCAACAGCTTGGGCATCTCAAGCGCAACCTTGCCAACATTGACGCCCTGACAGCCTGTGGCGCAAGCCTTCTGGCGGCTGGGCGGCATGCCTATCAGAAGCTGTTGGTTGTCAGTGAGCTGGTCCGCCAGCAGAACATTCTCTATCGCTCAGACACCAGAAGTATTCCCGCTCGCATCGTCAGCCTCTGTCAAGCGCACATCAGGCCAATTGTTCGCGGCAAGGCGAGGTGCAATGTTGAGTTCGGCGCCAAGATCTCACTTTCTGTCACCGATGAAGGATTTGCTTTCCTGGATCGGCTGAGCTTTGACCCCTACAACGAAGGGGAAGATCTGAAAGTTCAGGCCCAAGCCTATCGTCGTCGATACGGCTGCTATCCGGAGGTGATCTGCGCTGATCAGATCTACCGCACAAGATCAAATCGGGCATTCTGCCAGCGTCACGGCATTCGGCTGAGTGGGCCTCGTCTTGGTCGCCCGAAGAATGATCCGGAGTTGGTGGCAGCCGAGAGGCGGCAGTTCGTTGATGATCAAAGGCGGCGCAATGCTGTTGAAGGCAAGATCGGTCAAGGCAAGCGTCGCTATGGATTGGGATTGATCCGAGAGAAACTGCCGGCAACACAGGGTTCATCCATCGCGATGAATGTCCTGGTCATGAACCTCCAGAAGCTCCTGGAGCTTCTTTGTCTCTATTTTGTGCTCTGCTGGCAACTCTTGGTCTCCGCCGCACGGGCTCTGAGCTCCAGCAGCAGAGAGCTGAGTTGTCAGCTCAGCGGGGCCTGA
- a CDS encoding nuclear transport factor 2 family protein, producing MHMINTQPDINRAEQALREAMLASDVSILDDLIDDQLLFIGPDGSVLSKEGDLGLYRTEAQHLTTIDFQETRVRLLGGMAFVTASAFVSGVFKGSAFAGNFRYLRVWHQTPTGWRVVAGSVHALGSS from the coding sequence ATGCACATGATCAACACTCAGCCTGATATCAACCGCGCAGAACAAGCTCTTCGAGAAGCCATGCTTGCAAGCGACGTCTCAATCCTCGACGACTTGATCGACGACCAGCTTCTGTTCATTGGCCCTGATGGCAGCGTACTCTCCAAGGAAGGCGATCTAGGCCTTTACCGCACCGAAGCGCAACACCTGACGACAATCGATTTCCAAGAGACGCGTGTGCGTCTCTTGGGAGGAATGGCGTTTGTCACTGCCTCGGCCTTCGTCTCGGGCGTGTTCAAAGGCAGCGCTTTCGCGGGAAACTTTCGCTATCTGCGCGTTTGGCACCAGACTCCAACTGGATGGCGAGTTGTCGCTGGGAGTGTTCACGCCTTAGGAAGTAGCTAG